A single region of the Eremothecium gossypii ATCC 10895 chromosome V, complete sequence genome encodes:
- a CDS encoding AEL092Wp (NOHBY507; No homolog in Saccharomyces cerevisiae; Syntenic homolog of Kluyveromyces lactis KLLA0F21714g), with the protein MMDHNSDIDRTRREVLQELIHTEGDYVSMFGLFRESYLKVLAREEEHVVFRSMEGVVKELVRWHRRMEFDLQRIMREHDPNSVETALRVSKLVVAYMARLEALYRSYIYHFRASTRLFAEEAYYGKVMSELMGRLDHGVRTYQRTQFSGLEKRHLWQKDTSYDCLSHLPISRLTNYKLFLEVIGKNVTSPVDKRRIAGYTRKASEIIHQINSDNSTMDPVNAVIQRRLRFPTVEYAPVSAFGQCLLAGCLNAMWVRRRSSYGFAVTAEPLGAFLFKSYLILADICHDWWTVKHCVPMVRCNIHDLTDVISVSDRDSPKLREAISEATSGSNTAPVEGTIIDTGNNPPMALKLEFYFYGQCFELTFAFRHAQEYQVWKQYLETVKELNGPSVSDFEQLTDIGESTMVPRDMVPRTTVASRCPKVNELHNLTNAQRDMLKHSPSDYYGENSIQINVSFSGSQRTQQKYQTLSRNKSDSNSYSAKFDSGRRLHIEALMFDVWSDALVRTPSLEYIMTSYSDTITSVATTRPPSSTRSSWGMFSIRSDNTRATSILEPTNNQDLSSQQNNHNHTQTCNNCSNTTNTTNGNNNKSGTIGRLGTINKLRNYLTVKTYNKQFSENQVA; encoded by the coding sequence ATGATGGACCATAATTCGGATATCGATAGGACCCGCCGAGAGGTACTTCAAGAGTTAATTCACACCGAAGGTGACTATGTCTCAATGTTTGGGTTATTCCGTGAGAGCTATCTCAAAGTTTTGGCACGGGAAGAGGAGCATGTTGTATTTAGAAGCATGGAAGGGGTAGTGAAGGAGTTGGTTAGGTGGCACCGGCGCATGGAATTTGACCTACAGCGTATTATGAGGGAACACGACCCAAACAGTGTTGAGACGGCGCTTCGGGTCAGCAAACTTGTCGTCGCATATATGGCTAGATTAGAGGCGCTTTACCGCAGCTATATTTACCATTTCCGCGCTTCCACCCGTCTATTTGCGGAAGAAGCATATTATGGCAAAGTCATGAGTGAGTTGATGGGCCGTCTCGACCACGGGGTACGGACATACCAGCGCACGCAATTTAGTGGTTTAGAAAAACGGCATCTTTGGCAGAAAGACACTTCATATGACTGTCTCAGCCACCTACCGATTAGCCGTTTGACCAACTATAAGCTATTTTTAGAGGTCATTGGCAAAAATGTAACGTCGCCTGTAGACAAACGCAGGATTGCAGGGTACACGCGCAAGGCTTCCGAAATTATACACCAAATCAATAGCGACAACAGCACTATGGACCCGGTCAATGCCGTTATCCAGAGACGGCTTCGGTTTCCGACCGTTGAGTATGCTCCAGTGAGCGCTTTTGGACAATGTCTATTGGCTGGCTGTCTTAATGCAATGTGGGTTCGCCGGCGGTCTTCATATGGCTTTGCCGTCACTGCAGAACCTCTAGGCGCTTTTCTCTTCAAGTCTTACTTAATACTTGCAGATATATGCCATGATTGGTGGACAGTCAAACATTGCGTTCCTATGGTGCGCTGCAACATACACGACCTTACGGACGTCATAAGCGTCAGTGACCGAGACTCTCCCAAACTCAGGGAGGCCATCTCCGAAGCAACCAGTGGAAGCAACACAGCGCCAGTGGAGGGCACCATCATTGATACAGGAAATAACCCTCCAATGGCATTGAAACTTGAATTCTATTTCTACGGACAGTGTTTTGAGCTAACTTTCGCTTTCAGGCATGCGCAGGAATACCAAGTTTGGAAGCAATATTTAGAAACAGTCAAGGAGCTAAATGGGCCATCTGTTTCCGATTTCGAACAGCTTACCGATATTGGGGAGTCAACAATGGTCCCCAGAGATATGGTTCCACGGACCACGGTTGCTAGTCGTTGTCCAAAGGTTAACGAGTTGCATAATCTAACAAATGCACAGCGTGATATGCTAAAGCATTCCCCCTCCGATTACTATGGGGAAAATTCCATTCAAATCAATGTCAGCTTCTCGGGCTCCCAGAGAACCCAGCAAAAGTATCAGACGCTATCACGCAACAAATCAGATTCGAATTCATATTCTGCAAAGTTTGATAGCGGAAGAAGGTTGCATATTGAAGCATTGATGTTTGACGTCTGGTCGGATGCATTGGTTCGCACTCCATCTTTGGAATATATTATGACTTCGTATAGTGACACCATTACGAGCGTTGCAACCACCAGACCGCCGTCTTCAACCCGATCATCATGGGGAATGTTCTCCATACGTTCTGATAACACAAGGGCTACTTCCATCCTAGAGCCGACAAATAACCAAGACTTGTCGTCGCAGCAAAACAACCACAATCACACCCAGACTTGTAATAACTGTAGTAATACTACTAACACCACTAATGGTAATAATAATAAGTCCGGAACAATTGGCCGACTGGGGACAATAAACAAACTTAGGAACTATCTTACTGTAAAAACCTATAACAAACAGTTCAGCGAAAATCAGGTAGCTTAA
- the PUS9 gene encoding pseudouridine synthase PUS9 (Syntenic homolog of Saccharomyces cerevisiae YOL066C (RIB2) and YDL036C (PUS9)), translating into MLKGVPGLLFKETQRHLKPRLVRIMENTSQDESRKRQVASNLSSDADEGSPAVTRPVKITKRLRKKNLGTGELRDKAGFKLKVQDVSKNRHRQVDPEYEVVVDGPMRKIKPYFFTYKTFCKERWRDRKLLDVFVDEFRDRDRPYYEKVIGSGGVLLNGKSSTLDSVLRNGDLISHELHRHEPPVSSRPIRTVYEDDDILVIDKPSGIPAHPTGRYRFNSITKILEKQLGYTVHPCNRLDRLTSGLMFLAKTPKGADEMGDQMKAREVKKEYVARVVGEFPIGEIVVDMPLKTIEPKLALNMVCDPEDEAGKGAKTQFKRISYDGQTSIVKCQPYTGRTHQIRVHLQYLGFPIANDPIYSNPHIWGPSLGKECKADYKEVIQKLNEIGKTKSAESWYHSDSQGEVLKGEQCDECGTELYTDPGPNDLDLWLHAYRYESTELDENGAKKWSYSTAFPEWALEQHGDFMRLAIEQAKKCPPAKTSFSVGAVLVNGTEILATGYSRELEGNTHAEQCALQKYFEQHKTDKVPIGTVIYTTMEPCSLRLSGNKPCVERIICQQGNITAVFVGVLEPDNFVKNNTSRALLEQHGIDYILVPGFQEECTEAALKGH; encoded by the coding sequence ATGCTCAAAGGCGTTCCTGGCCTTCTTTTTAAGGAGACGCAACGTCATCTGAAACCCAGGCTGGTTAGGATTATGGAAAACACATCGCAGGATGAGAGTCGCAAAAGACAGGTCGCTTCGAACTTGAGCAGCGATGCCGATGAGGGCTCGCCGGCAGTTACGAGGCCGGTTAAAATCACCAAACGCCTCAGGAAGAAGAACCTCGGGACAGGCGAGCTACGGGACAAAGCAGGATTCAAGTTGAAGGTGCAAGACGTGAGCAAAAACCGTCACAGACAGGTCGATCCGGAATACGAAGTCGTGGTAGATGGCCCGATGCGCAAGATCAAACCGTATTTCTTCACATACAAGACTTTCTGCAAGGAGCGCTGGAGAGATCGGAAGTTGCTTGATGTGTTTGTGGATGAATTTCGGGACCGCGATAGGCCTTACTACGAGAAAGTCATCGGTTCGGGTGGTGTGCTCCTGAACGGTAAGTCATCGACGTTAGATAGCGTATTGCGTAATGGAGACCTCATTTCGCACGAGCTGCACCGTCATGAGCCACCGGTCTCCTCTAGGCCGATTAGGACGGTGTACGAAGATGATGACATCCTGGTGATTGACAAGCCCAGCGGGATTCCAGCCCATCCCACCGGGCGTTACCGCTTCAACTCCATTACGAAAATACTTGAAAAACAGCTTGGATACACTGTTCATCCATGTAACCGACTGGACCGCCTAACCAGTGGCCTAATGTTCTTGGCAAAAACTCCAAAGGGAGCCGATGAGATGGGTGATCAGATGAAGGCGCGCGAAGTGAAGAAAGAATATGTTGCCCGGGTTGTTGGGGAATTTCCTATAGGTGAGATAGTTGTGGATATGCCACTGAAGACTATAGAGCCGAAGCTTGCCCTAAACATGGTTTGCGACCCGGAAGACGAAGCGGGCAAGGGCGCTAAGACGCAGTTCAAAAGAATCAGCTACGATGGACAAACGAGCATAGTCAAGTGCCAACCGTACACGGGCCGGACGCATCAGATCCGTGTTCACTTGCAATACCTGGGCTTCCCAATTGCCAACGATCCGATTTATTCCAATCCGCACATATGGGGCCCAAGTCTGGGCAAGGAATGCAAAGCAGACTACAAGGAGGTCATCCAAAAACTAAACGAAATTGGTAAGACTAAATCTGCGGAAAGTTGGTACCATTCTGATTCCCAAGGTGAAGTTTTGAAAGGGGAACAATGCGATGAATGTGGCACCGAACTGTACACTGACCCGGGCCCGAATGATCTTGACTTATGGTTGCATGCATATCGGTATGAATCCACTGAACTGGATGAGAACGGTGCTAAAAAGTGGAGTTACTCTACTGCGTTTCCTGAGTGGGCTCTTGAGCAGCACGGCGACTTCATGCGGCTTGCCATCGAACAGGCTAAGAAATGCCCACCCGCGAAGACATCATTTAGCGTTGGTGCCGTGTTAGTTAATGGGACCGAGATTTTGGCCACTGGTTACTCACGGGAGCTGGAAGGCAACACGCACGCTGAACAATGTGCACTTCAAAAATATTTTGAACAACATAAAACCGACAAGGTTCCTATTGGTACAGTAATATACACGACTATGGAGCCTTGTTCTCTCCGTCTCAGTGGTAATAAACCGTGTGTTGAGCGTATAATCTGCCAGCAGGGTAATATTACTGCTGTTTTTGTTGGCGTACTTGAGCCAGACAACTTCGTGAAGAACAATACAAGTCGTGCGCTATTGGAACAACATGGTATAGACTATATTCTTGTCCCTGGGTTTCAAGAAGAATGTACTGAAGCCGCATTGAAGGGTCATTGA
- the INP54 gene encoding phosphoinositide 5-phosphatase INP54 (Syntenic homolog of Saccharomyces cerevisiae YOL065C (INP54)), producing the protein MKRLECHSSEADCFRISLTTSNCAKQIPLGSNDYLLQRAIFERLLSAGVDYDLYAIGFQELLPIWDASCPLQTKSCLRRLVPVILQRLNSGVEDTPEVPVDRNVQHSEADSLLGSLERQAIGDTEQSTQNAWPSRQVPVSYRFVACNAIGAVGLMLFAKEDLKVEVLRTCNVRTGALGSSLKGSTAIQVQLSNSRCSQKFTFITSHFAAKEGPDKLAQRIKDYHTTMRTFDKHLDSFQDGHVFFFGDLNFRISPRQPTDLQYSDQPVIDHLLATYDELNRERTAGTVFEGFEEAKINFPPSYKYIFLQDNLNYDYTRQPSWCDRILYKNDPKRVRVHRYASIDRRSILNYTDHEPVTLDVSVSCHTQFVPMAMQNISPQSTMEMYVGDVTDILLMLFSRVYYAPTIFDLVVLTIFLCLVLLALFRLTV; encoded by the coding sequence ATGAAGAGATTGGAGTGCCACTCGAGCGAAGCCGACTGCTTTCGCATTTCTTTGACGACGTCGAACTGCGCGAAGCAAATCCCCCTTGGATCTAATGACTATCTTCTCCAGCGGGCGATATTTGAAAGACTACTCAGTGCCGGAGTGGACTATGACCTCTACGCCATCGGATTTCAAGAATTGCTCCCGATCTGGGATGCATCGTGCCCGTTGCAGACCAAGTCGTGTTTGCGGCGTCTGGTGCCTGTTATCCTTCAACGCTTGAATAGCGGCGTTGAGGATACGCCCGAAGTGCCAGTCGACAGAAACGTTCAGCACAGCGAAGCAGATTCGCTCTTGGGGTCATTGGAGCGCCAAGCTATTGGCGATACCGAGCAGTCTACCCAAAATGCGTGGCCCTCTAGACAAGTTCCGGTTAGCTACAGATTCGTTGCGTGCAATGCAATAGGTGCAGTAGGACTAATGCTTTTTGCCAAGGAAGATCTCAAGGTGGAGGTCCTACGTACGTGCAACGTGCGCACTGGCGCGTTAGGAAGCAGCCTAAAGGGATCGACGGCCATCCAGGTTCAGCTCTCAAACAGTCGGTGCAGCCAAAAGTTCACCTTCATCACCTCCCACTTCGCCGCTAAGGAGGGCCCAGACAAGCTCGCCCAGAGAATCAAGGACTATCACACCACAATGCGTACCTTTGATAAGCACCTGGACTCCTTTCAGGACGGCCATGTCTTCTTTTTTGGTGATCTGAACTTTCGTATCTCTCCTAGACAGCCGACAGACCTGCAGTACTCCGATCAACCTGTAATAGATCACCTACTGGCCACCTACGATGAGCTGAATAGGGAAAGGACGGCCGGAACGGTATTTGAGGGCTTTGAGGAGGCTAAAATCAACTTCCCACCATCCTACAAGTACATCTTTCTGCAGGACAATTTAAATTACGATTACACGCGGCAGCCTTCTTGGTGCGACAGGATTTTGTACAAGAATGACCCCAAGCGGGTAAGAGTTCATAGGTATGCCTCGATTGATAGACGTTCCATTTTGAATTATACTGATCACGAACCCGTAACGCTCGATGTCAGCGTTTCATGCCATACACAATTTGTCCCAATGGCTATGCAGAATATTTCCCCACAGAGCACCATGGAAATGTATGTGGGAGACGTCACAGATATACTACTGATGTTGTTCTCCAGAGTATACTACGCCCCTACCATATTCGATCTTGTGGTATTGACGATATTCCTCTGTTTGGTTTTACTGGCACTATTCCGTTTGACGGTATAG